TTTAATGTTCTAGCCGTTTTTTTTATAAGTGGGCTTTGGCATGGTGCCAATAGCACTTATATTCTTTGGGGTACTGCCAATGGTCTGTTATTTGTTATTTCTATTCTGTTGGGCTTAACTCGCAATCCCAAAAACCAAAATTATACATGGAAAAACCTTTTACCCATATTGCTAGTTTTTATTTCAATTTCACTAACACGTGTGTTTTTTCGCTCTCCAAACCTAACCTCAGCTATACTATATTACCAAGAAATGTTCAAAGTCGGGCAACTAAACATCCCTGATATTGGTCATGAAGCTATGTTATTGTCGCTTGGCGTAGTTTTGGTTGAGTTTTTTCAACGAAATCAAATACATACAGCCGATATTCAGCACAAACCGCTCTATCTACGAGCAATTATTTATGCCATAATGCTTGGTAGTATTATTTATTTTTGGCCAGCCCACAATTCAACAGAGTATATATATTTCAAATTTTAACAGACAAATTAATTATTTCAAAAATTAACCAGAATGAAAAACATCCACTTACAAATCCTTATTGCAGGAACATTGCTATTTACTTCTTGCTCTGAAACCAAAACCACATCTACCCAAAGTACCGAAACCAATGCTAAAGAAGAAATTCTTGGGCAATTTCCAGAAATCCCACGAGACGAAATTGTTGCAGAATCTGATTCGCTATCACAAAAAGTGTATACCGAGCTTCAAAACCGATACAAAGCCCAACTAAGCAAGCTCAACAGCCTAACCAAGGCCAATGGGGCTCAATTAGTAATTACATTTCTTACGCCAGAAGTAGGAAACAGTCTAACCCAAATCAACAAAGAGGGTAAGGGCTTGATTGAAGGCTATTGTAAAGAACTGAATATTCCTTATTTTGATTTGACCACCAAAATTGCCGATATGGACCCTGCTGTTATTACGCAGATTCCCAAAGATGGGCACTGGTCGAAAGAAGGAGCTAAAGTAGTAGCCAACGAACTTGCCCCTATTATCAAACAATTTGGGAATGTAAAATCTAGTGCTACATTTGCCCAAAAGCCTGAAGTTTGGGGCGATTTGACACCCAATACCGACGAAATTTCGGATGGAGGAAAAGGGTTGCCTTATCGGGTAAAAAGTAATGCCCAAGGGTTTAGAATGGATACCGACTTGGCTACCACCAAAACCAAACAACGTATTTTGCTCATGGGCGATTCTGAATTTTATTTCCCTTTTCTCGACAATAAATTTACAGGTTCGGCCATTTTACAAGATATGTTTCCCGACAAAGAAATCATCAACTCAGCTATGTGGGGGTATTCTATCGACGATTATATTTCATTATACAACGAAAAAGCTAAATTTGCAGAACCTGACGTAATCATTGTAGAAGCCAACGGCAACGATATTTTAGACCTGTATTTCTCGCATAGAAATCGTTTTTCGAGAGTAAAACAACCCAAAAAACCTACCGCATTAGAAGAACAATATTACAAAGCAAAGTTTCAGAAATAATACTTTGTAGTAATCAACAATAGAAAGGGCTTATGACCCTTTTTTTCGTTTCGTAGATTTATGTCTAAATTTGCCCTTATAACAAACCATCTACTTATGAACTGGATTTTACTTATTATTGCTGGTCTTAGCGAAATAGGGTTTACTACTTGCCTAGTCAAAGCCAAAGAATCGACAGGCAATATTGCACTGTTTTGGTTATTGGGGTTTTTCTTTAGCCTTACTCTCAGTATGTATTTGCTTTATCGAGCCACGCTTACACTGCCAATGGGTACAGCCTATGCCGTATGGACGGGTATCGGGGCAGTCGGAACGGCTATTATAGGAATTGTTTTTTTTAAAGAACCTGCTGAATTTTGGCGTATTTTCTTTATTTTTACCCTCATCGCTTCTATTGTTGGACTCAAATTTGTTTCTCACTAAAAGTCAATTTAACATATCTCTTAATACCTTATTGCTCAATCAAAATTCAAGATGTTCAAAAAATCTCTATCCGTACTCAGTATCAGTATTGCCATTTTTGCTTGTTCGACAGGTAAAAAAGCCTTAGAACAAGGAAATTATGATGAAGCGGTTTATACAGCCATCAATCGCCTGCAAAAAAGCCCTACCAATTCTACTTCGCAACAAGTACTCAAAGAAGCATATCCTATGGCTCTGCGGTATCATAATAATAGAGTTGCCAATTGGGAAAAATCAACGGAGGCTTTTCACTGGGAAAAAGTAGTGGCCGAATACCAAACTATCAACCAATTGGGCGAAGCCCTCGACCAATGCCCTGCTTGTATAAGAACTATAGGCGATGCCAAAAAATATGTAGAACCGCTTCAAGCGGCTCAAAACCTTGCTGCCGAAGACCGCTATATGTCGGGCAATGCGTTGTTGAATACCGCAAGCAACAACCGGCAAGCTGCCAAACAAGCTTATTCCGATTTTTTGCGTGCCAGCGAGTTAGTACCTCATTATAAAGACACTGAGTCAAAAATTAATCAGGCCTATAACCTTGCCGTAATTAATGTAGTGGTAGAACAAGTAACTGTAACGTCGAGAACCTACAAACTTAGCAATGAGTATTTTCAAGACAAAGTGAATGAGTTTTTGAGAACCAACCCTAAACTCAATCAGTTTATCCAATTTTATGCTCCAGAAGAAGCTACCAATATCAAGCTTCAGCCACAGCATATCATCCGTTTGCAGTTTGATGAATTTGTCGTTGGCCAAACGTATGTCAATACCAATACCGAAACCCTTACCAGTAAAGACAGCGTAAAAGTAGGCGAAGCAACCGTAAACAATAAAAAAATACCTGTTTATAATAAAGTAACGGCCAAATTTAGCAAAACTCGCAAAACAGTTACCTCAAATGGCGTATTAGATATGCAAATCATTGATTTTAAAACCAATCAGGTTATTTCAAGAGAAAAAATCCCAGGGAATTTTGTTTGGGTAAACGAATGGGCAAGTTTTAATGGCGATGAAAGGGCTTTGACCAAAGACCAGCTCAATTTGACCCGTAACAAAGAGCTACTGCCTCCGCCACCACAGCAATTATTTACAGAATTTACCAAGCCTATTTATGACCAACTCACCCGCCGAATAAAGAAATTTTATGAAAAGTATTAATTATCAATACAGGTACTTTTCCGAAAAATTTGATTTAAAAGGCCAAAATCCATAAATATTAACCGCATTTTAAAAATACAAAATACTGTTAATCAACAATATACCAAAACACTCTTTCATTTTCAACAAAAAATGAACTAAGAAAGTATATCAATTTGTTTTAACTTTGAACGTGAATATTAATCTTAATTAAAAATAAAATGGGAAATTATGTTGTAGCAACTGATGCAAACTTTCAGGAGCTAATAAATTCAGACAAACCTGTATTAGTAGATTTTTGGGCAGAATGGTGTGGTCCATGTAAAATGATAGGCCCAGTTGTAGAAGAATTGGCAGGAGATGTAGAAGGCCAAGCAATTGTAGCTAAAATGGATGTAGATGCTAATTCGGTTGTACCTGCAACTTTGGGTATTCGTTCTATTCCAACTTTGATGATTTTCAAAAATGGTGAATTGAAAGAAAGATTAGTAGGCGGTAATATTCCAAAAGCTGTTTTGTCTCAAAACCTTTTGAAACACGCTTAATCAGCAGAATACAGCAAAAGGCTCTTGGTGTAGCACCAAGAGCCTTTTTTGTGCCATTACTCCAACACTCGCTTCATTTTGGCATAATCAGACGGCCGAAAACCCATTAGGTTATAAAAGGTATTACTGAAGGTAGGTATGCTACTGTAGCCAACCATAATGGCCACATCATTGACAGGCAGTTTTTCTTCTAATAGCAATTGTAAAGCCTTCAATATTCGCAAAATAGTATAAAATTGAATAAACGACATCCCTAAATCGGCCTGAAATAAACGTGATAAACTCCGCTGACTAAATCCAAATTGCTGGCATATTTCAGAGAACACAATAGGGTTATGAAGGTTATTCCTCATAAAATCTATCAGTTTTGTCAAACGTTCATCTTTGGGATAGGGCAATGCCAAGGGCAAGCTAAAAGCACTAATAGATGGCAATAATGCCTTTATGGCCAAAGCTATCGTAAAATTAGGAATGTCGCTAGGCACAATGTCGCCATGCCAACGATTGGAAAACAAAAACAATTGCATCAACAAATCATTGACAGGATAAATCGCTGTATTGGCATAAAAATCTACATCGTTTTGACTGGTAGGAAAATACAAATTCCGCATAATTATATCGGGCGAGCTAGCATGAATACTATGCTCAACACCTGCTGGAATCCATAAGTAATGCCTTGCTGGCAAAAAATACGTCTTTTCGGGTATCGAAATATGTACTACCCCTCCTTCTGTGTACAACAATTGGGCCTTTTGGTGTGTATGTGGCTGTACCAAGTTTTCGCCCATGGCATCATGATAACAATAAATCGAATCAGACAACTTATCAACTTCTGTAAGGTAGTATTTTGTAGCAATTAAGCTCATGGCCGAAATGAATAAATATTTGACTTTTTAAGATATTTCTACCACAAACCTACCAACTAAATTTGTCATATTATACTTCATCGACATATATATCCAAAATTTAGGGGCATAAAAATAATCTCAATAAACAATTAGGTGAATAGGCCAGTAGGTCATCAGCAATAACTCGATAGCATCAGCAAATGTAAGTTCCCAAAACAATCAGTTATTGCCACTTTTAGCTATTGCCTTTATCCTTAGCCCCTTTTTTTAGCTTTTTCAACCATTTGTCAATTACTATGAATCAGGAAAGAATACAACAACCCGAGCTTCTCCACAAAATTATGTCGGCCAATGAGGCTACTCGATTTTTTACAGATGGCATGGTTGTTGGCTCAAGTGGATTTACTCGTGCAGGCGACAGCAAGGCTGTTTTACAAGCCTTGGCTGAAAGAGGAAAAACCTCGCCGCTCAAAATTACGCTTATTACAGGGGCATCGCTAGGACACGACACCGACGGGCTACTGGCCGAAAACCATATTTTATCAAAAAGAATGCCTTTTCAGGCCGATGCCGTACTGAGGAAATATATCAATACAGGTGATATTCTTTTTATCGACCAGCATTTGGGCGAAACAGCCGAGTTGATTCAAAACCAACATTTACCCGCCATAGACATAGCCG
The DNA window shown above is from Flectobacillus major DSM 103 and carries:
- a CDS encoding DMT family transporter, coding for MNWILLIIAGLSEIGFTTCLVKAKESTGNIALFWLLGFFFSLTLSMYLLYRATLTLPMGTAYAVWTGIGAVGTAIIGIVFFKEPAEFWRIFFIFTLIASIVGLKFVSH
- the trxA gene encoding thioredoxin, giving the protein MGNYVVATDANFQELINSDKPVLVDFWAEWCGPCKMIGPVVEELAGDVEGQAIVAKMDVDANSVVPATLGIRSIPTLMIFKNGELKERLVGGNIPKAVLSQNLLKHA
- a CDS encoding AraC family transcriptional regulator — translated: MSLIATKYYLTEVDKLSDSIYCYHDAMGENLVQPHTHQKAQLLYTEGGVVHISIPEKTYFLPARHYLWIPAGVEHSIHASSPDIIMRNLYFPTSQNDVDFYANTAIYPVNDLLMQLFLFSNRWHGDIVPSDIPNFTIALAIKALLPSISAFSLPLALPYPKDERLTKLIDFMRNNLHNPIVFSEICQQFGFSQRSLSRLFQADLGMSFIQFYTILRILKALQLLLEEKLPVNDVAIMVGYSSIPTFSNTFYNLMGFRPSDYAKMKRVLE